The genomic region GCATTCAGCTTCCAGCTCGGTAAAGTGGAAAGTGAATCGGTCCGCCAGCAGAATGTCAATTTACTCGTTAATGTAGATAAGGATCTGGCCTGCACAGTTGCTGATAATATCGGGGTCGAGCGTCCAAGCGGCACCCATGTTCCCGTTTCAACCAGCTATCCTTCTCTCAGTCTGGAAAACACACCAAAATATGCCGCTACCCTAAAAGTTGGCGTCGTCATTGGAGACGGATTCAATGGTCAGGAAGTTACCAACACCCTGAACTTCCTGCAGAACAATCATGTTTACATTGAGGTCATAAGCAATAAGCTTGGTACGGTTACCGGAGCCGATGGTACACAAATCAAGGTGAACCAGACCTTTATGACCGCCAGCCCTTATTTATATGACACGATTTATGTTGTCGGTGGGGATATGGGCAATCAGGCGAAATTCATGCAGGACGTAACCGATTATGTTCACAATGCCTATAAGCATTACAAACCAATCGGTGTGGCCACAACCGGACAGAACTTTATTCAAACTTCACCGAACAACAATCTGGCCGGCGTCGTTTTTGCCGCGAATAATCCAAACTTTGCTGAGGACTATCTGGCTGCGATTGCCCAGCAGCGATTCTGGAATCGAACCTGATATCTCGTCCTTCTGTCAGTAACCATAGATCAGGCATAAATAAGTACAGGTGATGCATCCAATGGTGTATCACCTGTTTTTAATGAGAACATCCATATGTGACAAAAAGGTTCTATATCACTAAAATTTTGAATATCCATATAAAGATAAACTACTGACAGGATGGGGGATTACATGGATAAGGATAAGTCATCAAGAAACCCAAAGCACGGGTACAATAACAGCAAGGATAGGCAACTGGAACCATACCGTGAGAAAAACACAGGGCCCGGGAAGAAAATGACCGATGATAACGGGGTAAAGGTTTCTAATGATCAGACAACATTAAGAGCAGGCCGGCGCGGTCCACTATTATTTGAGGACTACCATTTTTATAAAAAACAATCCTTTTTTAACCGGGAACGTATTCCTGAAAAAGTTGTTCATGCCCGAGGATTCGGAGTATATGGGGAGTTTGAAACCTACCAGTCCCTGAGACATCTTACGGCGGCCCAATTTCTGCAGGAGCCCGGCTGCAAAACACCTGTATTTGTACGCTTTTCCAACTTCACAGGTAACAGGGGCTCTAAGGATACGGCGATTGATATTCGAGGGTTTGCAACCAAGTTTTATACGCAGGAAGGAAATTATGATATGCTGGCCCTCCAATTTCCGGTTTTCATTTTGGCCGATTCAATGAAATTTATGGATCTGACACACGCAGCAAAACCACATCCTAAAGTTCACATCCCACAGGCTTCGGTTGCACACGACAGCTTCTGGGATTATGTTGCCAATAATCAGGAATCCGCTCATATGGTCATGTGGTTAATGTCCATGCGGGGGCGGCCAAGAAGCTGGCGTATGATGGCAGGCTGGCCTATCAATACATTCCGATTCGTCAATGAACAAGGAAAGTCAACGTTTGTACGATTTAAATGGACGCCGAAGCTTGGTGTGCATTCCTTACTTCTCGATGAAGCGAACATCATCGGGGGAGTGGACCCGGACTTTCACCGCCGCGATATCACTTTAGCCATTGAGAGCGGACACTTTCCTGAATACGAACTCGGGGTTCAGCTTATTGCGGAAGAAGATGAATTTAAATATGATTTTGATGTTTTAGATGATACAAAACTTTGGCCGGAAGAAGTCGTTCCTGTTCAACCAATTGGGAAAATGACGTTGAATCGGCTTGTAGATAATTTCTTTGCAGAGGAGGAACAGTCTGCATTTGACCCTGCCAATCTTGTTCCAGGAATAGATTTCACCAATGACCCCGCACTCCAGGGTAGGGCCTTTGCTTATCGGGACACCGAACTATACCGCCATCACTCTTCTAACTTTGAAAATCTCCCTGTTAACAAACCTATTACAGAAAAGAACTTTAATCTCCGTAAAGGACGTATGAAGCACCGGATTGATGTCGACTCCGTTGATTACCATAACAATTCTTTAGCTGGCAATACACCATCTGAAGCATCCTTCCAGGAGGGTGGATATGTTCATTATCCTGGCAAGGTAGAGGGACACGTGACGAGAGAACTCCCAAGTGATTCATTTTATGATTTCTTTTCACAGCCACGGATCTTTTGGAACAGCCTGTCTCCGATTGAAAAACAGGACTTACTGGAGACCTTTGTTTATCACCTGGGAAGAGTCGAGAGTCAGTCAGTCAGACAGCAAAATGTTGAAATGTGGGCAAACGTCGATCGGGAAATGGCATGTATTATTGCTGATAAAATTGGAGTTGAGCGACCTAAGAATTCACATGTACCAGTAGAAACCAGTTACCCATCTCTTAGTCAGATGAATACCCCATTTTACGCCTATACCCAAAGAGTGGCTGTCTTAATTGGAGATGGCTTTAATGGCGCAGAAGTTACATCAACCTTAAACATGCTGAAACAGAATGGTGTTCTGTTTGAAGTGATTAGCGACAGCCTCGGTACCGTTACAGGAACAGATGGCACAACGCTTCATGTAGAAAAAACATTTATTACAACATATCCTATTGTATATGATTCCATCTATATTGTTGGCGGGCGGTTTGAAAACAAGGCAAAACTAAACCAGGACATTATGGATTTTGTTAAAGAAGCCTACAAACATTACAAACCGATTGGGGTTGCGTCCACCGGCCAGCCTTATATTCGAACTTCTAAAAACAACAACCTTGCAGGGATCGTCTTTGCTGAAAACAACCCAAATTTCGGTCATGACTTTCTCTCCGCCATCGCTCAGCAGCGATTCTGGAATCGAACATAAAAGAAATCTGCCCTACATTCCTTTTATGACATTTCATAAGAGATTCTAAATCATAAAAAAGCTTAGAGGAGCCTATCATCCCTTAAACTCCTCTAAGCTTTTTCTGTATAAGTCATTCATTTATAAAACTTTGGATAAAAAGGCCTGTGTTCGTTCGTTTTGCGGATTGTCAAATAGCTCTTTCGGTGTGCCCTGTTCCACAATAAACCCTTCATCCATAAAGATGACCCGATCGGCCACCTCCTTGGCAAAGCCCATCTCATGGGTCACAATGGTCATCGTCATGCCTTCTTCAGCCATATCCTTCATAACCTGCAGCACCTCTCCGACCATTTCCGGGTCCAGGGCCGAGGTAGGCTCATCAAACAGCATGATGTGTGGTTCCATGGCTAAGGCACGAGCCATCGCCACCCTTTGTTTTTGTCCACCTGATAAATTGTCCGGATAAACATCGGCTTTATCCACTAAACCTACCTTTTCAAGCAGATGTGTGCCTAATTCTATAGCTTCAGTTTCGGATTTACCCTTTAATCGTTTCGGACCAAGGATCACGTTTTCCATCACTGTCATATGAGGAAACAGATTAAATTGCTGGAAAACCATCCCAAGTCTTTGACGCAATTCATTGATGTTCGTATCAGGTGCAGTCAGATTATCTCCTTCAATATAAATATCTCCGTCTGTTGGTTCCTCTAACAGGTTCATACAGCGCAGAAGTGTACTTTTTCCTGAACCGGACGGACCAATGACACAGACGACCTCCTGTTCCTGAACATCGATATTGATATCCTTCAGCACCTCTAAATTTCCAAAGGACTTTTTTAAGTTATTGACTTCAATCATCTTCATGCTACGTCCAATCTCCTTTCAAGCCAGCGGGAGAACAGGCTTAATGAATAAATAATCACGAAATAAAGAACGCCTACAGCAAATAAAATCTCAAAGGCATGGAAATTCGCTGCATAAATAGATTGGCCGGATAATGTCAGCTCAGCTAATCCAATGGCAGAAAGGAGTGAAGTATCCTTAATACTTACGATAAATTGGTTAACAAAGGCGGGAATCATGCGACGTACGGCCTGGGGTAAAATAATAAGACGCATGGTCTGGCTATAAGAAAAGCCAATGGTTCTTCCGGCTTCCATCTGTCCTTTATCGATAGAGTTGATTCCAGCCCGGAAAATTTCAACTAAGTACGCGGCAGCATTAACCGTAATGGCAATCACACCAGCGGCAAACGCGGTCAGACTGATATCAATCACACTTGGTAAGCCGAAGTAGATAAACAGAATTTGAACAAGAAGCGGGGTTCCTCGAATAATATCCACAAACACTGTTGAGATGGTTCGCAGGATTTTACTTTTGGTAATACTGAATATGCCAAGTACAAGTCCTATAAACATTGCGAGAATCAGGGAAATGACGGTGACCTCTACTGTCACTCCCATCCCTTTTAATAGAGTAGGTAATGCTTCAAGAATAATATTAATGGTTTCCATAGTTTCTGGCATCCCTCTTTCTTTTTTAGAAAAGGTGTGACAAGCTGCGCCACACCTTTTGATTGGTTAAGTATTTTTTAAATCCTTACTCGGAAAAGTATTGGTTATAGAGTTCATCAAATTCGCCGCTGTCTTTTAGCTCCTGAAGACCCGTATTGATTTTTTCCACAAGTCCTTCACTGCCTTTGGAAATG from Virgibacillus sp. MSP4-1 harbors:
- a CDS encoding amino acid ABC transporter permease; its protein translation is METINIILEALPTLLKGMGVTVEVTVISLILAMFIGLVLGIFSITKSKILRTISTVFVDIIRGTPLLVQILFIYFGLPSVIDISLTAFAAGVIAITVNAAAYLVEIFRAGINSIDKGQMEAGRTIGFSYSQTMRLIILPQAVRRMIPAFVNQFIVSIKDTSLLSAIGLAELTLSGQSIYAANFHAFEILFAVGVLYFVIIYSLSLFSRWLERRLDVA
- a CDS encoding amino acid ABC transporter ATP-binding protein, producing MIEVNNLKKSFGNLEVLKDINIDVQEQEVVCVIGPSGSGKSTLLRCMNLLEEPTDGDIYIEGDNLTAPDTNINELRQRLGMVFQQFNLFPHMTVMENVILGPKRLKGKSETEAIELGTHLLEKVGLVDKADVYPDNLSGGQKQRVAMARALAMEPHIMLFDEPTSALDPEMVGEVLQVMKDMAEEGMTMTIVTHEMGFAKEVADRVIFMDEGFIVEQGTPKELFDNPQNERTQAFLSKVL
- a CDS encoding catalase, which gives rise to MDKDKSSRNPKHGYNNSKDRQLEPYREKNTGPGKKMTDDNGVKVSNDQTTLRAGRRGPLLFEDYHFYKKQSFFNRERIPEKVVHARGFGVYGEFETYQSLRHLTAAQFLQEPGCKTPVFVRFSNFTGNRGSKDTAIDIRGFATKFYTQEGNYDMLALQFPVFILADSMKFMDLTHAAKPHPKVHIPQASVAHDSFWDYVANNQESAHMVMWLMSMRGRPRSWRMMAGWPINTFRFVNEQGKSTFVRFKWTPKLGVHSLLLDEANIIGGVDPDFHRRDITLAIESGHFPEYELGVQLIAEEDEFKYDFDVLDDTKLWPEEVVPVQPIGKMTLNRLVDNFFAEEEQSAFDPANLVPGIDFTNDPALQGRAFAYRDTELYRHHSSNFENLPVNKPITEKNFNLRKGRMKHRIDVDSVDYHNNSLAGNTPSEASFQEGGYVHYPGKVEGHVTRELPSDSFYDFFSQPRIFWNSLSPIEKQDLLETFVYHLGRVESQSVRQQNVEMWANVDREMACIIADKIGVERPKNSHVPVETSYPSLSQMNTPFYAYTQRVAVLIGDGFNGAEVTSTLNMLKQNGVLFEVISDSLGTVTGTDGTTLHVEKTFITTYPIVYDSIYIVGGRFENKAKLNQDIMDFVKEAYKHYKPIGVASTGQPYIRTSKNNNLAGIVFAENNPNFGHDFLSAIAQQRFWNRT